A segment of the Ictalurus punctatus breed USDA103 chromosome 24, Coco_2.0, whole genome shotgun sequence genome:
TCAATCTCGTCTGGGTTAGCCTGTTTGGCTAGTTCAGCCAGTTCGCTGCGAGAGGTGTCACTCCTGCAccataataaaacacacacacggtacaGAATGAGGCAAAGTTTACTTTTAAAGCACGCTGGGCGGAGTTTATGAGGAAGCTTACGCGTGGCGCGGtgaggaaatgaaataaaacgtGAGGAGGAATGGGTCGGACCTGACAAAGAGGATCTTGTCTTTAGGTTTGGGTTTGTCCTGCTCAGCTTCTGCAGCCAGCTGCTGCGCTTTCTGCTCCAACATCTTCATGTCATCAACGCCACTCTGGCCTGGGGCAAGGTCGGACACTGATGGGTGGAGAGACACATATGCGCACAGACACAGGTGCAAAGagacacgcacagacacacacacacacacacacaccagacagacagaaaaatccTTAGAAATATATCTTTTCATGTCCACTAGCCATCAACAAGTAAATTCCAAAATTTTGACGTAAAAAAATGACactatgtaagaaataaaataaaataaaatcatacagcaTCCCAAAGGCAAGGAgtgatttttgttatttaaagaaGGCTGCCAGTAATTCTGGAGTCAGTGGGAAGTAGTAAGCTCGCTTACCTGTAACGCTAGTGGTCGCTTTGAGCATCTGCGAGGACATGAAGTTGACCTGCGTGTTGTAGGTCGCTTGGACGCTTCTCTTTATCCGGAGCATCTCGCGGATCGTGTCCTCGTTCCCGTGCCGGATCTCAAACTCCTTCCACGCCTGCCAGAAATTAGCCGTCATCTAGAAAAGGATGCGAAGAGGAGACAAAATATCGATCGGAACGGGACAAGAGAGCCACCGCGGCGCTCGTTTGATAAACGGATGGGCGTAAACGCGAACCGCGGGTCAGCGCCAAGAACAAGGTCAAGTCTGTATAGacgtggagagagagaagaatgacTGATGACTCACCCTGGGATCACAGATCTGGGAGCAGTAGGAATAAATAGCTCTGGCACGATCGATCTCGCCCAGTTTGCTCTCCATGTCAGCGAAGCGTAGACACATGTCCCGGGCATGCTCGTCTGGGAGAACCTGAAattgaaaaggaaaagaaaaagagaacagaaaaaaaaagaaaaaaaaagtgtgagatTTATACAGCTCCTCTACAGGCAGAACGACTTCTGCGATCAGTTCACTCTGCCGATATCGAGGGCTACAGCAGCTGGAAGTAAGGGTGTAAACCTCAGGATCGCATTGTGCGAACATTTATGAACGTGAATGTGGCGGCAATAGTGATACAACTGGAATATTTTTTATCCCCCCACCCAGCAGAGCACAGTGTCCAGATCTCAAGACAGGTTAGTCAGTGAATCCAGATGTTGCTCGGCATTCCCTGATGCACAGAGAGCACACCGTACCTCAATGGCTTTCTGATAGATGGCTCTGGTGTGAGTGACTCCGTAGATCTCCGCAGCTCTCTTAATGTAGATGTTGAACATAAGGTGGCGCTCTTCAGCCTCCACAGCCTGCGTCGATCTCTCGTACACAGCCATAGCATGGCGGGCCAGTCCATACTCCTCCTCTAGCTTAGCGTACAGCAGGTAGATGGCTGGGAAACGGAACAAACCAAAATATAGTTCAACACTACTGTACACTCGTATTCCTCTAGCAAATGCAAATAATCCTAATATACTCGATCGAGCTTTACTTTTTGCGAACTTCGGTGGACACCCGTCCAAAGCCTGCTCGAACAGGTCTCGCGCTCTCTCCAGCTTCTTGCCTCCGTAGCGATCGATGAACTTGGTGAGGTACGTGTTCCAGATGTCGTACACGTTTGGCCACCTGAAGAGTGCGATGCCGCGTTCGTATGCCTGGGATAGACCAGCGATTTACGGGTGGGCGATACGGCAAGAATATCATACCGCAatacttgaagacatttctacGACTCGTGACATGCGACATTTAACTAAACAGCATTAGCGCTAGCTTGCAGACTTACCTTGAAACTTTCCTCAAAGTAATTGTGTTCCTCGAGGAACATGGCGTAGTTGATGATGATCTGAGGCGTGGCGATGCGCAGGTCAATAATGCGGTCGTACACAGATTTAGTTGACTGCGAGAAGAGAGGTGACATATTAAAATGTgtcaattattattaaaagcagTATTTCGTTTGTAGTATTTCACCGATACCTGGAAGGTGCCGAGGCTCTCCTCCAAATCCGCCAGCATAGACCAAACCTTCAGGGACTTATACACTCGATTCTGCACTGGTTCTGAGGAATCAAAGTACTCTGCTTTCCTCGAGGGGATCGCCGtagctttctgtgaggagatcaCAACGATTGTTGGACAAAATAGTGTACTAACTAATGCACTTTAAGCAGCAGATCGGACGCTTTTGAACAGGTTTTTTTCCGCGTTCTATTACGGTTTATCCACATCATCGTaatgataaatgataaacatCATCCTCCGCTCTAAGGCTGTAACAGGACTCTGAATAAGTGCTTTGTTAAAGTTACAGTAAGACCACGTCATTCTAAGCCTAGAATTGTCTTACAAGacaaatgtacagtatagtgtGTGCTCGAGGTGCCTAATGAGAGTGATCCAGATCAGCCGATTTTCCTCCcaataaaatgtcaaacattTCTCGGTTCGCGAATACCCAGGTAGTTTGAGGGGTAGAGCAAGTAGTTTGAGGGGTAGGGCAAGTAGTTCGAGGGGTAGGGCAAGAGACGTAGGGCAAGTAGTTCGAGGGGTAGGGCAAGAGCCGGAGGGCAAGTAGTTCGAGGGGTAGGGCAAGTGACAGAGGGAAAGTAGTTCGAGGGGTAGGGCAAGTGACAGAGGGAAAGTAGTTCGAGGGGTAGGGCAAGTGACAGAGGGAAAGTAGTTCGAGGGGTAGGGCAAGTGACAGAGGGAAAGTAGTTCGAGGGGTAGGGCAAGTGGTTCGAGATGTAGGGCAAGAGACGATGGGCAAGTAGTTTGAGGGATAGGGTAAGTGACGGAGGGCAAGTAGTTCGAGGGGTGGGGCAAGAGACTAAGGGCAAGTAGTTCGAGGGGTGGGGCAAGAGACTAAGGGCAAGTAGTTCGAGGGGTGGGGAAAGTTGTTCGAGATGTAGGGCAAGAGATGTAAGGCAAGTAGTTTGAGATGTAGGGCAAGTGGTTCGAGATGTAGGCCAAGAGATGTAGGGCAAGTAGTTGGAGATGTAGGGCAAGTGGTTCGAGATGTAGGCCAAgtaacaggtttatattaatgtgctcattgtaattaataacttacacagggacttgtatgacgGAAGCTgcatataaacagattttagaAATGTGTAACTGTTGATATTTtttgtaaggagacatttatttagcatttatggaaggattcttcagtgtcagcacattgtaacagtcagaggtaaagctgtaactttaagtttcctCCTCTGGGTAAGTCTGGGGAAAGGAGTTTATGCTTTGaagctgatttattttttgtattaataactaaaagaaaaaaaggggaggggaggggaggggtggggggacAGAGGCATGGAGTCTAAAAATCTGTTAATAACCAGACTGAGAAAAGTGATTCAAAGCGGTAGATCcgaattaaatgtgtgtgtgacaggttGAGGTGATCGTctgttttaaacatatttgaaaatgaatatataaaggTTTGGAATAAGGATGTTTTGAGGTGAGGAAACGTTGCTATGGTGACGGGGACATTACACACGGCTCTTAATATGTGCATAAATGTGGTTCGTATTAATTTTAACAGTGTCGAGTTATTCACTTAGACAGGTGAGAATCTCTGCGTGTATGTCACGCGGACGTTTTCGCCGTCTCACCCTGAGTATCCGTAACGCCTGGTCGTAGTTCTCGTGCCGTAACTCCATCTCTCCGTATTCACACCACACTGCTGCTAGGTCGTCCACATGCTTGTAGTTCACCTTGGTGGCCTTCTCGAAGATCGTCCGGGCCTTAAAAGGAGATTCAGTCGTTTGTTAAGGACATTAGATTTAGCCTATCATCAAAGCAGTGCTGAAAGAGAGACTGTATTCGTTTCATACATCATCCAGCTGTTCGTTATCCTCGTAGAACCGGGCGAACGACACCCAGAGGGAGTGAGGCTTCCCCGTGGCTTTCACAGCGTCCACCGTCTGCACAGCTTCAGTGTAGGTGTTTATTATCTACACACAAATAACACCGATTAGCGTTCACAAAACCGGTCCATTCAGAAAGTAAAGGCATGTTTTCCCTGGCACAGCGCAAGCCTACTTccatatgaaaaataaacaagaatcCTCATGCGTTTCACGACTTCAGTCTAACGGAGCATTTATGAAACAAATAAGCAACTCCTCGGACTCCTCAGAGCTTGTTATTCTTTCAGGTGACGCATAAATTAGGCGATTACGGATGATTCTGATGCGACAGGATTTTGAAATGGAAAACAGAGCATCGGGAAGCAGCTAAAATGAATGAACTAGGCAGTCTGGGGTGGACACTGCACGGTTCCTCcatttatttgatttcttttcaAGAAAGAAGGCACAATCTGCCTCTtgatttgtgttgtgtgtgcatgtacggCAAATCCATAGGGTTAAAATTCACCTAGTGCAAAGTAATAACCACTACTACATCTGCATCTTTCCCATTTACGTGACATGACTTCAAGGCTGACTGAAAGCCGGTTCTGATGAAAAACAACATTCACACGATTTTTCATTGGTGCCAAATGAAGTTGATGTTCGGTGTCTGGttttgcaattttatgtttAACAAAACTCCAATATGCAGCTGAAAGCTAAAACCTTATGGGATTAtagcatttttccataatcggaTATCGGTTTTGTATTATCGGATCCACCGATGAATCGTCGCCATCTTGTGGCCGTTTTGAGAATTGCGTGCAGGACCGCGACTGCAGCGCTAGAATCTGAAAGTATACCTGCTTTGCTTTAgttaataaattttatttaacataacagccATTTATGCACAAATGAGATATGTGTTACGTAAAACGCTTGATATGTAGTTTAAGCAGCTGGGCACTAAGAAATAGAGAAAAACTCACGGCGTCACGTAATCTGTTTACCTCATcgaagcttttattttttttaagaaaggcACTTTAGTAACAGTACTTTACTTTtgattttttgcactctttccTCTATACTGTTAGCTACAGTACTGCAATACTACACAAAAGCGAATAAACAAGTCCTAGCAGACCGAGTATATCTGGAGTTAAAGAGATAACTGTGCGTTTCAAATTTCACTTATTTCCTAACGacaaacataaatacatatatatatatatatatatatatatatatatatatatatatatatatatatatatatatatatatatataatatataaataaacctcCGCTCACCTGTCGAGGAATGCCTTCGTAGAGATTGACTCTCTTGTGCCACTCGTGGACGTTGTGTGGGTTCTGCCGCAGCAGCACGCTGTTCAATAAGAGCGGCCGGCGCGTGATCAGCTGCTCGAACCGGGCCAAGCGCAACTCCAGATCGATGTCATCTACAGCAGGGAGGTTACAACATCCGTCACAACATCTGTGTGGTTCATCACGACAACACGACACGTTTTCTATTGGTCTCTTACCGTCTTGGTCTTGTCCCATCTCGGACGTGGTCTCCATCTTGGCGGCGATCATGCTCTCTTCAAACTGGGCGTAGCTGTCGAACACCTGCGTGAAGTCTCGTACGGTGACGACGGTCTGAATCGCCTCTTCGTACACGTCACGCGCCTTCACGTACGaaacacaagacaagataaGCACAAAGACCGTCTTGAAGGTTTTGGGGTTTGATGAACATGTAGCTGGGTGGAGTGAAGAGTAAAACACCTTCTCGAAGTGACCGCTGCGGATGTAGTAATCGGCCAGGGCGCACCAGAGCCTGCCCAGCTGGTCCGTGAAGCGGGTGAGACCACCGCGGATGATGGCGCCGACGTTCAGCGAGGTCACCTTGTCTGGGTTCTGGGAGATGAGGTCACAAAGCTCGTGCCAGAGCTACAATGAGGGTGGGGGGACGCCAGAGTGATTAAGTAATGAGgtttttaatgaaagaaaagaaaaaccgATGCCTTTTCCTACTGTGCTGTCAGTTCGAATATGTGgcccttattttatttattgtatgcCAAGTACAagtcattttatataaataaaagtttgtggacactcgactgagaTGTTCTAGGTTAAAAgcgcgtctactttgaagatgctaaaatattaaattattctgGATTTTTatcatcacaacataattcccatagttccatgtgtgttactccagagttctgatgactttattactattagggctgcaactaatgattattttcctaatcgattagttggccaattatttatttttttcaattaatcaGTTGGGGGGCGGGGCAAAGTTTCaatacacttcttttttttgtttatttaaaataaaatccagaaactgagtgttacaaatataaacttccgACTAAAACTTTTCACAACTGTTGGTCCAAAACAGAacagaacccaatacacaccagaatatatattattaatttaggactgtagtttaatttttgtgcatccataaaatatAACGCATGAATATTTatgtatacaatataaactaaaataaatgaataaattatatacatacacacacacacaaaaacaaacaaacaaacaaacaaataaaaatgtgtgtgtgtataatttatttattttattaatttattttagtttggCAAATCCATAAACAGAAACAGTAAGAAATCAGTAAGCTGGCCACTTGGGACAAGCAGAATgttccagaaaaaaaatgtaaacaacaacaacagtgctTCCTATAAGCTTTTGCATTTGTAATTTGATATGAATTTTAGCTAGCtattcaaaataataatcaaattttCTTCTTGCTAACATCTGGAGATTATGCGTATATATAAATTCCAGCTCACATGACACATACAggaactaaaacacacacatacacacaccgaCCTGATAGTTTGACTTCCCCTCTTTTGAGACAAAACCTTCGTCATTGACCACGGCTGCTAGCCGGACCGCTGCCTCATCCAGCCGTCCTACCGAGCGCAGGTAATCGATGTACTCCTCCGCGTTCTCTGGAGAGAGCTgggcagaaaacacacacacacacacgaggaaaACGGCAAATCGTGGATTAGAATTGACGTGAAAGTTAAACGTGAAGCATATCAATGAATTAACTGAACCCATTTGTTATTCACACACACGGGGCAGAGTGTATTTATAAAGT
Coding sequences within it:
- the xab2 gene encoding pre-mRNA-splicing factor SYF1, whose amino-acid sequence is MPVFNGKQDVVFEEDDLPYEEEIIRNPYSVKCWMRYIEHKQNAPKSVLNMIYERALKELPGSYKLWYNYLRERRKQIKGKCVTDPAYEEVNNCHERALVFMHKMPRIWLDYCQFIVSQCKITRSRRTFDRALRALPVTQHSRIWPLYLKYARKLPLPETSIRVYRRYLKLSPENAEEYIDYLRSVGRLDEAAVRLAAVVNDEGFVSKEGKSNYQLWHELCDLISQNPDKVTSLNVGAIIRGGLTRFTDQLGRLWCALADYYIRSGHFEKARDVYEEAIQTVVTVRDFTQVFDSYAQFEESMIAAKMETTSEMGQDQDDDIDLELRLARFEQLITRRPLLLNSVLLRQNPHNVHEWHKRVNLYEGIPRQIINTYTEAVQTVDAVKATGKPHSLWVSFARFYEDNEQLDDARTIFEKATKVNYKHVDDLAAVWCEYGEMELRHENYDQALRILRKATAIPSRKAEYFDSSEPVQNRVYKSLKVWSMLADLEESLGTFQSTKSVYDRIIDLRIATPQIIINYAMFLEEHNYFEESFKAYERGIALFRWPNVYDIWNTYLTKFIDRYGGKKLERARDLFEQALDGCPPKFAKTIYLLYAKLEEEYGLARHAMAVYERSTQAVEAEERHLMFNIYIKRAAEIYGVTHTRAIYQKAIEVLPDEHARDMCLRFADMESKLGEIDRARAIYSYCSQICDPRMTANFWQAWKEFEIRHGNEDTIREMLRIKRSVQATYNTQVNFMSSQMLKATTSVTVSDLAPGQSGVDDMKMLEQKAQQLAAEAEQDKPKPKDKILFVRSDTSRSELAELAKQANPDEIDIDDDDDDDEGDGDGEPDEVQLEQKSVPTAVFGGLKDD